A genome region from Anopheles stephensi strain Indian chromosome 2, UCI_ANSTEP_V1.0, whole genome shotgun sequence includes the following:
- the LOC118504203 gene encoding cytochrome b5 reductase 4 isoform X2, protein MENADKLQLPNLNNAVKHVTTSPMRSPVNQTMLLPKQSSTSATGNPRNKTALKPGHSLMDWIRLGNSGADLAGTGGRAVPVSHAELAKHDRPDDAWMAIRGKVYNVTRYMNFHPGGSDELMRGAGKDATRLFEEVHAWVNYESLLAKCYIGPLRNTVTINLNADSTNPNSKLPPPPPSFAKASKSSVPLAGLATTVSPTSPSKDTLDTAPLSPPPLSIVSSASDDSLKLSVPIVPRFDWIQKTSELTLIFYTRSLANPGVMVECVDHLEVTVNILVESSVQHRYRFHLANNVRWPCTARTSLESGKIELVFNKLCPALWTSYGQMTYERRENCELQLHEYDVATRIEITHDSCALLLRPKNNSLLQITPVGYHVSVSASIDGEYVSRSYTPVPANCVGTDCPGTFIPLLVKSYADGCLSKHLTRPVPLGTSLQVSQPSGNFVLSKLRHHNRFALLAAGSGLTPMLALLHYLLERNSNRIEHICLLYFNKTEADIWCREMLENLCKKDKRFTLRHYLSEVELPELQPPAPAAGDENRSSFVHGRVTPDIIRQLTAKDLPLYATYCCLCGPKPFNELCQQYFQQSDHNPKHLHCFQG, encoded by the exons GCAACCCACGGAACAAAACCGCACTGAAGCCGGGCCACTCGCTGATGGACTGGATCCGGCTGGGGAACTCGGGTGCCGATCTGGCCGGTACCGGGGGTCGTGCCGTACCGGTCAGCCATGCCGAGCTCGCCAAGCATGACCGGCCCGACGACGCCTGGATGGCCATCCGGGGGAAGGTGTACAACGTGACGCGATACATGAACTTTCATCCCGGAG GGTCCGATGAGCTGATGCGAGGCGCCGGCAAGGATGCGACCCGACTGTTCGAGGAGGTACACGCCTGGGTGAATTACGAATCGCTGCTAGCGAAGTGCTACATCGGTCCGCTTCGTAACACGGTCACCATCAATCTCAACGCCGACAGCACTAATCCCAACAGTAAGCtcccaccgccaccgcccTCCTTTGCGAAAGCTTCCAAGTCAAGCGTACCGCTGGCCGGCCTAGCGACCACCGTCTCCCCAACGTCCCCGAGCAAGGATACGCTCGATACTGCCCCACTGTCACCGCCACCCCTGTCGATCGTCAGCTCAGCCAGTGACGATTCGCTTAAGCTGTCCGTACCGATAGTGCCACGCTTCGACTGGATACAGAAGACTTCCGAGCTGACGCTTATCTTCTACACCCGGTCTCTCGCGAACCCGGGCGTGATGGTGGAGTGTGTCGATCATCTCGAGGTGACGGTTAACATTCTGGTCGAATCGAGCGTCCAGCACCGGTATCGCTTTCATCTGGCGAACAATGTCCGGTGGCCCTGCACTGCCCGCACATCGCTCGAGTCGGGCAAAATCGAGCTAGTGTTCAACAAGCTGTGCCCGGCGCTCTGGACCAGCTACGGTCAGATGACGTACGAGCGGCGCGAAAACTGTGAGCTGCAGCTGCACGAGTACGATGTGGCGACCAGGATCGAAATCACGCACGATTCGTGCGCTTTGTTGCTGCGGCCGAAAAACAACAGCCTGCTGCAGATTACACCGGTCGGCTATCACGTGTCGGTGTCGGCCTCCATCGATGGGGAGTATGTGTCGCGAAGTTACACGCCGGTCCCGGCGAACTGCGTCGGTACGGATTGTCCCGGGACGTTTATACCGCTGCTGGTGAAGTCGTACGCGGATGGCTGTTTGTCCAAGCATCTGACGCGCCCGGTCCCGCTCGGTACTTCGCTGCAGGTGTCCCAACCGAGCGGTAACTTTGTGCTGAGCAAACTGCGACATCACAATCGATTTGCGCTGCTGGCTGCCGGCAGTGGACTGACCCCGATGTTGGCCTTACTGCACTATCTGCTCGAGCGGAACAGCAATCGGAT AGAACACATCTGTCTGCTGTACTTCAACAAAACCGAAGCGGATATCTGGTGCCGAGAGATGCTggaaaatttatgcaaaaagGACAAAAG ATTCACCCTGCGGCATTACTTGTCGGAGGTGGAACTCCCGGAACTCCAGCCACCGGCACCAGCAGCCGGCGACGAAAACCGTTCGTCCTTCGTCCATGGTCGCGTGACGCCGGACATCATCCGTCAGCTGACGGCAAAGGATTTGCCGCTGTACGCCACCTACTGCTGCCTGTGCGGCCCGAAGCCGTTCAACGAGCTGTGCCAGCAGTACTTCCAACAGTCGGACCACAATCCGAAGCATCTGCACTGCTTTCAGGGTTAA
- the LOC118504206 gene encoding parkin coregulated gene protein homolog, producing MAKSASFLFEVRARSASVKAKPVRSVKSASAAMRPVPAFSIESLQKNTYVMGPPKAQKQRYMIQPKATSFRMYYERGDLPIKMEYLTGGDKIAWTVDIDKLDYGLYLPLFFDGLSETRHPYKTYARQGVQDLLAHGGDKIYPVIPQLIIPIKNALNTRNVEVMCVTLKIIQQLVMSSDLIGPALVPFYRQLLPMFNAYKVKNINSGDAIDYGQKNNMNVGDLIDETLQVLERHGGEDAFINIKYMVPTYESCYLN from the exons ATGGCTAAATCTGCATCCTTCCTGTTTGAGGTCCGGGCACGGTCGGCCTCGGTTAAAGCGAAACCCGTTCGCAGTGTAAAGAGTGCTTCCGCTGCAATGCGACCCGTGCCAGCATTTTCGATCGAATCGCTCCAGAAGAACACCTACGTAATGGGGCCACCGAAGGCGCAGAAAC aaCGATACATGATACAACCGAAGGCGACGTCTTTCAGGATGTATTACGAGCGAGGTGACCTGCCAATCAAGATGGAGTATCTGACCGGCGGTGACAAGATTGCCTGGACGGTGGACATCGATAAGCTCGACTACGGTCTGTATCTGCCGCTGTTCTTTGACGGGCTGTCGGAAACGCGCCACCCGTACAAAACGTACGCCCGGCAGGGTGTGCAGGACCTGTTGGCACACGGTGGCGACAAGATCTATCCTGTCATTCCGCAGCTAATTATTCCGATTAAGA ATGCGCTGAACACACGCAACGTGGAGGTAATGTGCGTTACGTTGAAAATAATTCAGCAGCTCGTCATGTCGTCGGATCTGATCGGACCGGCGCTCGTACCGTTCTACCGTCAGCTGCTTCCAATGTTTAATGCCTACAAGGTGAAGAACA TCAACTCGGGCGATGCCATCGATTACGGCCAGAAGAACAACATGAACGTGGGCGACCTAATTGACGAGACGCTGCAGGTGCTGGAGCGGCACGGCGGTGAGGACGCGTTCATCAACATAAAGTACATGGTACCGACGTACGAGTCATGCTATCTAAATTAA